The following proteins come from a genomic window of Amyelois transitella isolate CPQ chromosome 24, ilAmyTran1.1, whole genome shotgun sequence:
- the LOC106143467 gene encoding uncharacterized protein LOC106143467, giving the protein MRLFILLAIVMIVGITSRVTAGTDARKRSQSMYRMTELPPARKGGVKGARTTLRPLKKGEYVCGNRICQLRPGEVPRGCEGGECQYNVGYMHRAQYYRP; this is encoded by the exons atgaGACTG tTCATACTTCTTGCCATAGTGATGATCGTTGGTATTACATCCAGGGTGACGGCAGGTACCGACGCGAGGAAACGAAGTCAAAGCATGTACAGAATGACTGAACTACCCCCTGCGAGAAAGGGGGGTGTTAAAG GCGCCCGTACAACTTTACGCCCCCTTAAAAAGGGGGAGTACGTATGCGGCAACAGGATCTGTCAGCTGCGACCGGGGGAGGTACCCAGGGGGTGCGAGGGGGGAGAGTGTCAGTACAACGTGGGTTACATGCACAGAGCACAGTACTACAGGCCTTAG